The window CATCCAAAACTCCAACATACTCTCCATCTACTGTATACGCTTTTATTCCTATTAAATCAGATATAAAATATTCATCCTCTTCAAGTTCTCTAGCATTCTCTCTTGGTATTTTAAGATATTTTTTTATAAGCTTTTCAGCATCATTTATACTATCTATTCCTTTTATCTTTAAAATCACTACATTTCCTTTATATCTTACCTTTTCTATTTCATACTTAGTTTTAGTATCATCTGAAATATATACCCACTTTATTTCTTCAAATCTCTCTTTGTAATCAGTTAATGGGTATATTCTCATTTCACCTTTTAGACCTTGAACTTTTACTATTTGCCCTATGTTAAAGTATTCTAGCATTATTTCACCTACCTTTTTATAGTATGCACAAAAAGGACTAGGGTTAACCCTAATCCTTTTATTGAACAATTTCAACACTAACTTGTTTATTCTGCTTAATAGCTGCAGATTTAACTAAGGTTCTAATAGCTTTAGCTATTCTACCTTGTTTTCCTATAACCTTACCCATGTCTTCTTGGGCAACTCTAAGTTCTATGATTATAGAGTGTGTTCCTTCTGTCTCTTTAACAACAACTTCATCAGGGTTATCAACTAGAGATTTAGCTATTTTTTCTACCAATTCTCTCATGATACCACCTCCTATTTAGAAGGATATCTATTCCATAATTCCGTTTTTCTTAAATAAAGACTTAACAGTATCAGTTGGTTGAGCACCATCGTTTAACCATTTAGAAGCTCTCTCATCATTTATTTTGATTTGCTTTGGTTGAGAAACTGGATTGTAGTATCCGATTTCTTCGATGAACTTACCATCTCTCGGAGAACGAGAATCAGCAACAACTATTCTATAAAAAGGTTTCTTGTTAGCACCCATTCTTTTTAATCTTATCTTAACTGCCATGTGTTTCACCTCCCTTAAAATTTATAATTTATTTCCAAAGAAAGGAAGTTTCATTTTTCCTCCCTTTTTCATACTCTTTTCTAAATTTCCAAATTGCTTCATCATTTTTTTTGTCTGCTCAAACTGCTTTACCAGTCTATTAACCTCATGTACCTTAGTTCCGCTACCATTTGCAATCCTTCTTCTTCTACTTGCATTTAGAATTGATGGATCTCTTCTTTCTTTTTTTGTCATCGACTTTATGATAGCTTCTATTCTACGAATTTCTTTATCATCAAAGCTTAGATTTTTTAGCTCTTTTGATCCACTCATTCCAGGAATCATTTCCATTATCTTATTCAAAGGACCTAAATTCTTTACTTGTTCCATTTGAGTTAAGAAATCTTCAAAATCAAATTCTTGATTTTTAATCTTTGCTTCTAATTCTTTAGCTTTTTTAACATCTATAGCTTGTTCAGCTTTTTCTATTAATGATAGAACATCTCCCATTCCAAGAATTCTAGATGCCATTCTATCAGGATGAAACGCTTCTAAATCATCAAGCTTTTCTCCCATACCTATAAACTTTATAGGCTTTCTTGTAACAGATCTTACCGAAAGCGCTGCTCCACCTCTAGTATCTCCATCTAGTTTAGTAAGAACAACTCCATCTATTCCTAATGCTTCATTGAAGTTTTCTGCAACATTTACAGCATCTTGACCTGTCATAGAATCTATAACTAATAGTATCTCATGAGGTTTAACCTCAGTTTTTATATTCTTTAATTCATCCATTAAAAGTTCATCTATATGAAGTCTACCAGCAGTATCTATAATAACAACATCATTATTATGACTTAGTGCATGGTTAATTCCTTCTTTTGCTATATTAACAGGACTTTCTTTATCTCCCATTGAAAACACAGGTATTTCAAGTTGATTACCTACAACTTGTAGCTGTTTAATAGCCGCTGGTCTGTATACGTCACAGGCTACTAATAAAGGTTTTTTACCTTGTTTCTTAAGTAATCCTCCTAGTTTTCCTCCAGTAGTAGTTTTACCTGCTCCTTGAAGTCCAACTAACATTATTACAGTGGGAGGCTTTGACGCAAAGCTTATTTTACTTTGAACATTTCCCATTAAATCTGTAAGTTCTTCATTAACTATCTTTATTACATGCTGTCCTGGAGTTAAGCTTTCCATTACCTCTTGGCCTACTGCTCTTTCTTTAACTTTATTTACAAACTCTTTTACAACCTTAAAGTTAACATCAGCCTCAAGAAGTGCAAGTTTTACCTCTCTCATAGCATCTTTAACATCTTTTTCATTCAATTTACCCTTGCTCTTTAATTTCCCAAGAGTATTTTGAAGCTTCTCTGCTAATCCTTCAAAAATCATCTCAACAACTCCCTACAAATTTCTTCTAAATTTTCAATCTTAGGGACTAAACCATTAAAATTATTATCAACTTTAATTTCTTCTTTTATATCAACAACTTTTTCATACAAGCTTTCCATTAGCTTATTTCTTTTATTGAATTTTTCTACGAGATTTAGTTTTTTTTCGTAATCCTGTAAAATCTTTTCAGCTCTTTTTAAAGTGTCATAAACCCCTTGTCTTGAAATTTCAAGATTTTCGCTAATCTCACCTAATGAATAATCCTCATAGTAGTATAGATTGACTGCTTCTCTTTGTTTTTCAGTTAAAAGTTCTTTATAAAAATCGAATAAAATACCCATCTCTATGACTTTATTTAATTCCATATCAACACTTCCTAAAGAATTATAAGTGTAAAGCTTGTCGCCTTTACAGATGTATTTTATATCAGATAATCTATCTTGTCAATAATTTTATTAATTTTCGTCACCAAATAATGCTTTTACAAAATCTTTTGAGTTAAAATCTTGAAGATCTTCCATTTGTTCTCCAACTCCTATTAGTTTAACAGGTACATTAAGTTCTGATTTAACAGCAAGCACAACTCCACCTTTTGCAGTTCCATCAAGTTTTGTAAGTACTATACCAGTTATGTTAGCAGCCTCTTTAAACACCTTTGCTTGAGAGATTGCATTTTGACCCGTTGTAGCATCTACTACTAGTAAAACTTCTTTACTAGCTTGAGGATATTCTCTATCTACAATTTTAAATACCTTTCCTAATTCATTCATAAGATTTTTTTTGTTATGAAGTCTACCAGCTGTATCACAAATCAATACATCTGCTTTTCTAGATTTTGCTGCAGCTATTGCATCAAATATTACAGCTCCAGGATCTGATCCCTCTGAATGCTTTATAATATCTACTCCAACTCTATCTGCCCAAACTTCTAATTGATCAATGGCTGCTGCTCTAAATGTATCTCCTGCTGCTAATAATACATTTTTTCCTTCTTTCTTAAATCTGTTAGCCATTTTCCCTATAGTAGTAGTCTTTCCTACTCCATTAACTCCTACAACTAATATAATAGCTGGAGATGGTTCTATGTTAAGATTTGATTGTTCATCACCTAACATATCAGAAAGTATTTCCTTAAGTTCATCTCTAACATGTATTGCATCAGTTATTTTTTTACTTTTCACTCTATCTTTAAGCTGCTCTACAATATCCATTGTAGTATTAACACCTACATCAGATGTTATAAGTATTTCTTCTAAATCTTCGAATAGTTCTTCATCTATTTTTACATATGATTTTAAAAGTTGATCCACTCTATCTGTTATACCTTTTTTAGTTTTAGATAATCCATCTTTAAGTCTTGAAAACAAACTTACTTTAGATTCTTCCTCTTCAACTTCCTCTTTAACTTCTTCAACTTCCTCTTTAACTTCTTCAACTTCCTCTTTAACTTCTTCAACTTCTTTTATTTCTTCTTTTTTAGTTTCTTCTTTTTTAAGTTCTTCTAATTTTTCCTCTACTACTTCTTCTAAATCCTGTTCAACATATTCATCAACACTTATTTCATCTACTTTAAGTTCCTCTTCTTCATGTTCTTCTATAATCTCTTCTTCATTTGGTTGAACTTCATCTTCTTTAGATTCTTGTATTTCTTGTTCAATTTCCTGAATCTCTTCTTCTATTTCTTGCTCTTCAATTTCTTGTTCTATCTCCTGCTCTTGAATTTCTTGTTCTATTTGTTGATCTTTTTTCTTGAACTTATCAAATATCTTTTTAAACATAATTTACCTCCTAGCTGGCATTTTCATTAGTTAATTCTTGCGCTTGTTCTAATTTTAAACTTATTACTTTAGATATTGCTTTTTGTTCCATAGTAACACCATATATATAATCCGATACCTGCATAGTTCCTCTTCTATGAGTTATAGCTATAAACTGAGTATCTTTAGCTAAATCTTTTAAAAATTCTCCGTATCTATATATATTAGCATCATCAAGAGGTGCTTCAATCTCATCTAATACACAAAATGGTGTCGGTCTTGTACTTATTATACTAAACAATATAGCTATTGCTGTTAATGCTTTTTCTCCTCCAGATAAAAGATTTATATTTTTAAGTTTTTTGCCAGGAGGTTGTGCTATTATTTCTATGTCACTTTGTAAAATATTAGATGGATCTACTATCTTAAGCTCTCCATAGCCTCCACCAAATAACTTTTTGTAAATAACCATATAGTACTCGTTTATCTTCTCAAAATTAGCACTAAATTCACTTCTCATATTACATTCAAGGTCTACTATTAATTTTTCTATTGATTCTATAGATTTTTCTAAATCTTTCTTTTGTTCCTCATAAAAATCATGTCTCTCTTTTACTTCTTTATACTCTTTTATAGAATCTAGATTTACATTTCCAATTCTCTTTATTTGATTTTTTAGATTTTCTATGTTTTTCTTATCTATTTCTAGTTCATCATTTTTTAAGTGTATAGCATCTTTAAATGTAAGCTCATAATCTTCCCATAACTTATTAAAATAATTATCTTGGCTGACTTCAAGCTTATCTATTTTTGATTCTATTTTGTACGCACTTTCTTTTAACTGGATATAATTTTCTTCTTTTGCTTTAAA is drawn from Tepidibacter hydrothermalis and contains these coding sequences:
- the rpsP gene encoding 30S ribosomal protein S16; translation: MAVKIRLKRMGANKKPFYRIVVADSRSPRDGKFIEEIGYYNPVSQPKQIKINDERASKWLNDGAQPTDTVKSLFKKNGIME
- the rimM gene encoding ribosome maturation factor RimM (Essential for efficient processing of 16S rRNA); protein product: MLEYFNIGQIVKVQGLKGEMRIYPLTDYKERFEEIKWVYISDDTKTKYEIEKVRYKGNVVILKIKGIDSINDAEKLIKKYLKIPRENARELEEDEYFISDLIGIKAYTVDGEYVGVLDEVLQTGANDVYLIKNDENKEILIPALKKFVPELSIEDKKMIIDPIEGMM
- the ffh gene encoding signal recognition particle protein, whose amino-acid sequence is MIFEGLAEKLQNTLGKLKSKGKLNEKDVKDAMREVKLALLEADVNFKVVKEFVNKVKERAVGQEVMESLTPGQHVIKIVNEELTDLMGNVQSKISFASKPPTVIMLVGLQGAGKTTTGGKLGGLLKKQGKKPLLVACDVYRPAAIKQLQVVGNQLEIPVFSMGDKESPVNIAKEGINHALSHNNDVVIIDTAGRLHIDELLMDELKNIKTEVKPHEILLVIDSMTGQDAVNVAENFNEALGIDGVVLTKLDGDTRGGAALSVRSVTRKPIKFIGMGEKLDDLEAFHPDRMASRILGMGDVLSLIEKAEQAIDVKKAKELEAKIKNQEFDFEDFLTQMEQVKNLGPLNKIMEMIPGMSGSKELKNLSFDDKEIRRIEAIIKSMTKKERRDPSILNASRRRRIANGSGTKVHEVNRLVKQFEQTKKMMKQFGNLEKSMKKGGKMKLPFFGNKL
- a CDS encoding KH domain-containing protein encodes the protein MRELVEKIAKSLVDNPDEVVVKETEGTHSIIIELRVAQEDMGKVIGKQGRIAKAIRTLVKSAAIKQNKQVSVEIVQ
- the ylxM gene encoding YlxM family DNA-binding protein; its protein translation is MELNKVIEMGILFDFYKELLTEKQREAVNLYYYEDYSLGEISENLEISRQGVYDTLKRAEKILQDYEKKLNLVEKFNKRNKLMESLYEKVVDIKEEIKVDNNFNGLVPKIENLEEICRELLR
- the ftsY gene encoding signal recognition particle-docking protein FtsY, whose amino-acid sequence is MFKKIFDKFKKKDQQIEQEIQEQEIEQEIEEQEIEEEIQEIEQEIQESKEDEVQPNEEEIIEEHEEEELKVDEISVDEYVEQDLEEVVEEKLEELKKEETKKEEIKEVEEVKEEVEEVKEEVEEVKEEVEEEESKVSLFSRLKDGLSKTKKGITDRVDQLLKSYVKIDEELFEDLEEILITSDVGVNTTMDIVEQLKDRVKSKKITDAIHVRDELKEILSDMLGDEQSNLNIEPSPAIILVVGVNGVGKTTTIGKMANRFKKEGKNVLLAAGDTFRAAAIDQLEVWADRVGVDIIKHSEGSDPGAVIFDAIAAAKSRKADVLICDTAGRLHNKKNLMNELGKVFKIVDREYPQASKEVLLVVDATTGQNAISQAKVFKEAANITGIVLTKLDGTAKGGVVLAVKSELNVPVKLIGVGEQMEDLQDFNSKDFVKALFGDEN